A stretch of the Teredinibacter haidensis genome encodes the following:
- a CDS encoding RICIN domain-containing protein: MKLKTVYMALSLFLGCLTLGSSYAGVGAGNGIAGVNWADGRDNFVDGWVIPSGLDASDSYATTAAKADSIISEFQRNMPGVNAVRLPINEPSVLESWWGSYKAAIDTASDNNVKVILGYWEKSSTKDGRIDNAAQFWQMWTQVVSDYQNNSNVYFEVMNEPFGYSSSELSALYSDWLSTYSSVPRSRVLLGGTGYSENVISIGSDSQFDGCLLSLHNYAFWNNSRTSESEWESDWRSRIGMYGSRTVVTEYGAPMTTGLDYANSASSSESTENQAYIAYIRASNSVFSADNIASVYWPGLRDGDSYSIQERGGSGTNITLNTTNESGLEQIRCGWGEMECGGGNASGTYYRLVNRNSNKDLDVNGGSTSDGASVLQWEWNGGNNQQWEIISVGGNYNKIKNRNSGKLLDVNGGSSSDGANVIQWPDNGSENQHWQLIDVGGSYYQLVNRLSGKALDVSGGLVENGANVVQWSDNNGTNQQWQLIPQ, from the coding sequence ATGAAATTGAAAACTGTCTATATGGCTCTATCCCTGTTTCTAGGGTGCCTAACTCTGGGAAGCTCGTATGCGGGCGTCGGTGCAGGTAACGGCATCGCGGGCGTAAACTGGGCCGACGGGCGCGATAATTTTGTGGATGGATGGGTTATTCCATCGGGCCTCGACGCGAGTGACAGCTATGCGACTACTGCGGCTAAAGCAGACTCTATTATTTCTGAGTTTCAACGTAATATGCCGGGTGTAAATGCGGTTCGCTTGCCTATTAATGAACCGAGTGTTTTGGAGAGTTGGTGGGGTTCTTATAAGGCTGCGATCGATACCGCGAGTGACAATAACGTTAAAGTCATTCTTGGGTATTGGGAAAAAAGTTCCACCAAAGATGGAAGGATTGATAACGCCGCACAGTTTTGGCAAATGTGGACGCAGGTGGTTAGTGATTACCAAAATAACTCAAATGTATATTTCGAGGTTATGAATGAGCCTTTTGGTTATTCTTCCTCTGAATTATCAGCGCTATATTCCGACTGGCTGTCCACTTATTCAAGTGTACCTCGCAGTCGTGTTTTACTAGGTGGAACGGGTTATTCTGAAAACGTGATTTCAATCGGTTCTGACAGCCAGTTTGATGGTTGTTTATTGTCGCTGCATAACTATGCGTTTTGGAACAATTCACGCACAAGCGAATCGGAGTGGGAATCTGACTGGCGCAGTCGTATTGGTATGTATGGAAGTCGAACCGTTGTGACCGAGTATGGTGCGCCTATGACGACGGGTCTCGATTACGCAAATTCGGCTAGCTCTTCTGAATCTACAGAGAACCAGGCTTACATTGCATATATTAGAGCTTCTAACAGTGTGTTTAGCGCCGATAATATAGCGAGCGTATACTGGCCTGGATTACGTGATGGGGACAGTTACAGTATTCAGGAGCGTGGCGGTAGTGGAACAAATATTACCTTAAATACTACAAACGAATCCGGCCTGGAGCAAATTAGATGTGGTTGGGGTGAGATGGAATGTGGCGGCGGTAACGCTAGTGGCACTTACTATCGTTTGGTCAACCGAAACAGCAATAAGGACCTTGATGTAAACGGAGGCTCAACATCTGACGGTGCGAGTGTGCTGCAGTGGGAATGGAATGGTGGGAATAACCAACAGTGGGAAATTATTAGCGTTGGCGGGAATTACAATAAGATTAAGAACCGAAATAGCGGTAAGTTACTCGATGTAAATGGTGGGTCGAGTAGTGACGGTGCAAACGTAATCCAATGGCCGGATAATGGAAGTGAAAACCAGCACTGGCAATTAATAGATGTTGGTGGATCTTATTATCAGTTGGTGAATCGTTTAAGCGGAAAGGCTCTTGATGTTAGCGGTGGTTTAGTCGAAAACGGTGCTAATGTTGTTCAGTGGTCTGACAATAACGGCACAAATCAACAATGGCAGTTGATTCCACAGTAA
- a CDS encoding DUF6942 family protein: protein MKQPHVGFGPKNFDLAIYIANRPPIDHYPQLDQLQVLAPGEVAAITARTSNHWRKAFNVCAKFIVELRGEQYSQPSWQAFRDRQLFQADCREALLFSPPNLQSPGIHIIAGKTYASDLSLDVPLTWLDNYFAVNRQFRLVVSPYLDYRQLSNARIIQLVTLVKSLAKT, encoded by the coding sequence ATGAAACAGCCGCATGTTGGGTTTGGCCCAAAGAATTTTGACCTCGCGATTTATATCGCGAATCGACCGCCTATTGATCACTACCCACAGCTAGATCAATTGCAGGTACTTGCCCCGGGAGAGGTGGCGGCTATTACAGCTAGAACCAGCAATCACTGGCGTAAAGCTTTTAATGTTTGCGCAAAGTTTATCGTTGAATTGCGGGGCGAACAGTACTCGCAGCCGTCGTGGCAGGCCTTTAGAGACCGGCAATTATTTCAGGCAGATTGCCGCGAAGCGTTGCTGTTCTCGCCGCCAAACTTACAAAGCCCTGGCATCCATATTATTGCTGGCAAAACATACGCATCGGATTTGTCGCTGGATGTGCCTCTCACATGGCTGGATAATTATTTCGCTGTCAATCGCCAGTTTCGGCTGGTGGTATCCCCCTACTTAGACTACCGACAGCTTTCAAATGCCCGAATAATTCAGCTCGTTACCCTGGTGAAATCCCTTGCCAAGACATAA
- a CDS encoding SPFH domain-containing protein: MITEIRARTSSGYSAFIALLLALLALFSALFIGPVPIKIVAGLLLVPLLVCWAGFYMVAPNEGRVLQLFGKYVGTDKVNGLRWANPLYSKSRVSLRVRNFESGQIKVNDLGGNPIEIASVVVWKVVDAAEAVFEVDNYEGYVAIQTEAAIRNMATSYPYDDYEEHEISLRGNSNEIAVILKQEVQERLGKAGVEVLEARISHLAYAPEIASAMLQRQQASAIVAARHKIVEGAVGMVEAALDKLAEKEIIELDEERKATMVSNLLVVLCGDKATQPVINTGSLYR; this comes from the coding sequence ATGATTACAGAAATCCGTGCAAGGACATCTTCAGGTTACAGTGCTTTTATTGCCCTGCTATTGGCGCTATTGGCGCTGTTTAGTGCTTTGTTTATCGGGCCCGTGCCAATAAAAATCGTCGCCGGTCTTCTGCTGGTGCCGTTGCTTGTCTGTTGGGCCGGGTTTTATATGGTTGCGCCTAACGAAGGCCGGGTATTGCAGCTGTTTGGTAAATACGTGGGCACAGATAAAGTTAATGGATTGCGCTGGGCGAACCCGCTCTACAGCAAGAGCCGCGTATCATTGAGAGTACGCAATTTCGAAAGCGGTCAGATTAAAGTGAACGATTTAGGCGGCAACCCTATCGAAATAGCGTCCGTCGTGGTGTGGAAAGTTGTCGACGCGGCGGAAGCCGTATTTGAGGTGGATAATTACGAAGGCTATGTGGCTATTCAAACAGAAGCCGCCATTCGTAATATGGCCACCAGCTACCCCTATGATGACTACGAAGAGCATGAAATCTCCCTGCGTGGAAACAGCAATGAAATTGCCGTTATTTTAAAGCAGGAGGTTCAAGAGCGGCTGGGTAAAGCGGGGGTAGAAGTCCTGGAAGCGCGTATTAGCCACCTGGCATACGCACCGGAAATTGCCAGCGCAATGCTTCAGCGGCAACAAGCTTCGGCCATTGTTGCCGCGCGCCACAAAATCGTTGAAGGGGCTGTTGGGATGGTAGAAGCTGCGCTCGACAAACTGGCGGAAAAAGAAATTATTGAACTTGATGAAGAGCGCAAAGCAACCATGGTGAGCAATTTGCTCGTGGTACTTTGCGGCGACAAAGCAACGCAGCCGGTGATAAACACCGGGTCGTTGTACCGGTAA
- a CDS encoding right-handed parallel beta-helix repeat-containing protein encodes MTLLPSFSVHRYLIGLLLLPAVLAFTAHAQPSGGPYGPINQNYEIPKANNIYFVAPNGSASAAGTALNAPTTLESAIARVVSGDAIILRGGVYRTGSMVLNQGIALQPYADEKPILKGTEIATDWEAVGDNVWRTSWAQLFPSKPMAWWRQARNIDRTPLHRFNNDMVFIDGKYLQSAGSVDELSANTYYINYQQQAVYIGADPAGHTVEITTHDTALTRTTSEIHGKTADKIGPKIRGIMFTQYAWTALAIEGKRHFTHLEEPVDEPIGIADPSTYGKEVIGTLLDNVTISFVGRVAGYFRGDGLVIRNSLISDTGTEGIYVIGSSDVLLERNIIRRNDIERITGYYVSAVKIINQTHNVLIRDNLILDHPSSKGVWYDVGNRNGVFINNYVEGTDTGFFFEISRGVTVAGNVFVNNRQGSWILNSADAHIYNNTYVNSMADFKRDKRSAQGDHFDWHPATGPGVEEREGHIFMNNLLVATDAGFGPLLRVEQPQDLCEKLNKPALSTLNGNTYIRPSTPYKAAEKPLLSWADPNAEGCVTNVTSLTAFQAKVPAFELQGQQLDGDTHSTFVAPDIRRFKLLQNIPTSKQVSMPAEVRKHLGWSKKEAATTVGAYPAK; translated from the coding sequence ATGACTCTACTTCCTTCCTTCTCGGTACATAGGTACCTCATTGGCTTGCTATTGCTCCCGGCGGTACTCGCATTTACGGCACACGCACAACCTTCTGGCGGGCCTTATGGGCCAATTAATCAGAATTACGAAATCCCGAAGGCGAACAACATCTATTTTGTTGCACCTAATGGCAGCGCGAGTGCGGCGGGAACGGCTTTGAATGCCCCCACCACTCTTGAGTCGGCCATCGCGCGAGTTGTGTCGGGAGATGCAATTATCCTGCGCGGAGGGGTTTATCGCACCGGTAGCATGGTACTGAACCAGGGAATTGCCCTGCAGCCCTATGCTGATGAAAAGCCAATTCTAAAAGGCACGGAAATCGCTACCGACTGGGAAGCCGTGGGCGACAACGTATGGCGCACTTCCTGGGCCCAGCTGTTTCCATCAAAGCCCATGGCCTGGTGGCGACAAGCGCGCAACATAGATCGCACGCCACTGCACCGTTTCAACAATGATATGGTGTTTATCGACGGTAAATACCTGCAATCCGCAGGAAGCGTTGATGAGCTGAGCGCAAACACTTACTACATCAATTATCAGCAACAGGCCGTTTATATCGGTGCTGATCCCGCAGGCCACACGGTGGAAATCACCACCCACGACACCGCTCTGACGCGTACGACCTCCGAGATACACGGCAAAACCGCCGATAAAATAGGCCCCAAAATCCGCGGTATCATGTTCACCCAGTACGCCTGGACCGCGTTGGCTATAGAAGGCAAGCGGCATTTCACACACCTGGAAGAACCTGTTGATGAGCCCATTGGCATAGCGGACCCGTCTACCTATGGTAAAGAGGTGATCGGCACACTTCTCGACAATGTAACGATCTCTTTTGTTGGTCGTGTCGCCGGTTATTTCCGTGGCGATGGTCTGGTGATTCGCAATTCATTAATCAGCGATACCGGCACCGAGGGTATTTACGTTATCGGTTCTTCAGATGTGCTCTTGGAGCGCAACATTATTCGTCGGAACGATATTGAGAGAATTACCGGCTACTATGTTTCCGCCGTGAAAATTATCAACCAAACCCACAATGTGTTGATACGGGATAACCTGATATTGGATCACCCCTCGTCCAAAGGCGTGTGGTACGACGTGGGCAACCGCAATGGCGTGTTTATCAATAACTATGTTGAAGGCACAGACACCGGCTTCTTTTTTGAAATCTCGCGCGGAGTAACAGTGGCCGGTAACGTGTTCGTTAACAACCGGCAAGGCTCATGGATTTTAAACTCTGCCGATGCGCATATTTACAACAACACCTACGTGAATAGCATGGCAGATTTTAAACGCGATAAACGTAGCGCGCAGGGCGACCACTTCGACTGGCACCCGGCGACTGGCCCCGGCGTGGAAGAGCGCGAAGGACATATCTTTATGAACAACCTGCTGGTAGCGACAGATGCCGGTTTTGGGCCTTTACTGCGTGTAGAACAACCGCAGGATCTCTGCGAAAAGCTGAACAAGCCTGCGCTGAGCACGCTTAACGGCAATACCTATATACGCCCAAGCACCCCCTACAAGGCCGCTGAAAAACCACTACTAAGCTGGGCAGACCCCAACGCTGAAGGCTGCGTAACAAACGTTACATCGCTGACGGCATTCCAGGCGAAGGTCCCTGCGTTCGAACTACAGGGGCAACAACTGGACGGCGATACCCACAGCACCTTCGTCGCGCCGGATATTCGCCGCTTTAAACTGTTACAAAACATTCCGACATCCAAGCAGGTAAGTATGCCAGCGGAAGTACGCAAACACCTTGGCTGGAGCAAAAAAGAAGCGGCCACTACGGTAGGAGCGTATCCAGCCAAATAG